In the genome of Phycisphaerales bacterium, one region contains:
- a CDS encoding ABC transporter permease subunit: MQPQRAAGRQFIREAWRRTAWSDATVVCVHVALFVLVASVPFYVFTEAVVALVTGHVPHAHELVALGRWQHLLVNTLRVGGLAVATALTLGTALGLLAFRTDLPLRRVLIAASVVAFCIPPYVTLVFLFARVPIFEWRGSLLACGLLNGLLFTPLATLLLGGIFAAAERAVEEQALLDARRAQVLWRITLPQARPGVFAVGLLVLLLTATEFMLANTLQIRTFAEEVFTQYAQARRIGAVLTALPMVLILAVLLLVARPLLRELGTHALAGFAESPDRLRLGPWRWPLALACLALLLTPVAVLGPALLKYFDDPNAVRHAAAALLPPLLRSVGVAAAAGVFVAVAAVGYAATIRWRRWAGAILVGLVVVLLATPTPVLGIGLIHLFNHPDWRGDLHDSPVILVLAAVIRLLPVGIVLLLPAIRRIPQELIWAARVDGCMRTGLYAHILLPLLRRDLLLVGVVVFVLAFAGDAATVLLAPPAWETVYVYAANNIHYGVYRDLAVLAILAGLCALLPAALLLSYLGSVERVAGRPSQGQRY, encoded by the coding sequence ATGCAGCCGCAGCGGGCCGCGGGCCGACAGTTCATTCGCGAGGCCTGGCGCCGGACCGCATGGTCGGACGCCACCGTGGTATGCGTTCACGTTGCGCTCTTTGTGCTCGTGGCAAGCGTGCCGTTCTACGTCTTCACGGAGGCCGTCGTTGCTCTTGTGACCGGCCATGTGCCCCATGCCCACGAGCTGGTCGCACTGGGGCGGTGGCAGCACCTGCTGGTGAACACGCTGCGGGTCGGGGGCCTCGCGGTGGCGACCGCCCTCACGCTCGGCACCGCACTGGGATTACTCGCGTTCCGCACGGACCTGCCGCTGCGACGTGTGCTGATCGCGGCTTCCGTCGTGGCTTTCTGCATCCCGCCCTATGTGACGCTTGTCTTCCTCTTTGCGCGCGTCCCGATCTTCGAATGGCGCGGCTCCTTGCTGGCGTGCGGGCTGCTCAACGGCCTGCTGTTCACACCTCTCGCAACCCTGCTGCTCGGAGGAATCTTCGCCGCGGCGGAGCGCGCCGTGGAAGAACAGGCCCTCCTGGATGCCCGCCGCGCCCAGGTGCTCTGGCGAATTACCCTGCCGCAAGCCAGACCCGGGGTGTTTGCGGTGGGGCTGCTAGTACTGCTGCTCACCGCCACCGAGTTCATGCTCGCCAATACGCTGCAAATCCGTACGTTCGCCGAAGAAGTCTTCACGCAGTATGCCCAGGCGCGCCGCATCGGCGCGGTGCTGACTGCGCTTCCCATGGTGCTCATCCTCGCCGTGCTGCTGCTGGTAGCGCGTCCACTGCTGCGTGAGTTGGGCACCCACGCCCTCGCGGGATTCGCCGAGTCGCCCGACCGCCTACGGCTCGGACCGTGGCGCTGGCCGCTGGCGCTGGCCTGTCTCGCGCTGTTGCTCACCCCCGTTGCCGTGTTGGGGCCGGCGCTGCTGAAATACTTTGACGACCCGAACGCGGTGCGCCACGCCGCGGCGGCGTTACTCCCCCCGTTGCTGCGATCGGTGGGCGTCGCGGCTGCCGCGGGGGTGTTCGTGGCCGTGGCCGCCGTGGGCTATGCCGCCACCATCCGCTGGCGCCGCTGGGCCGGTGCCATCTTGGTGGGGCTGGTGGTTGTGCTGCTCGCGACACCGACCCCGGTACTGGGCATCGGCCTCATCCACCTGTTCAACCACCCCGACTGGCGCGGCGACCTGCACGACAGTCCAGTGATCCTCGTGCTTGCCGCTGTGATCCGGCTATTGCCCGTCGGCATCGTGCTGCTACTGCCGGCAATCCGCCGGATTCCGCAGGAATTGATCTGGGCTGCCCGAGTGGATGGGTGCATGCGCACCGGCCTGTATGCTCACATCCTGCTACCGTTGCTGCGGCGCGACTTGCTACTCGTCGGAGTGGTCGTGTTCGTGCTCGCGTTTGCCGGTGATGCGGCGACCGTGTTACTGGCACCGCCGGCGTGGGAAACGGTGTACGTCTACGCCGCCAACAACATTCACTACGGCGTCTATCGCGACCTCGCCGTGCTCGCGATTCTGGCGGGGCTCTGCGCCTTGCTCCCGGCCGCCCTGCTGCTATCGTATCTGGGCAGCGTCGAGCGGGTCGCGGGCCGGCCGTCGCAGGGCCAACGGTACTGA